From the genome of Bacteroidia bacterium:
TTGCTGCTATTCAAATTGTTTTAGAAAAAGGAGAAAGCGAAGATTGGTTTGACACTTCATACATCACGGTATTAACACTTATTTCTGTAATAGGTGGCGGTATCTTTATTTGGAGGCAACTTACCGTAGAGTATCCTATTTTAAACCTTCGCTTATTAAAACATTCTCGCTTTGCTATTGGAACATTTTTTGGTTTCGTTCAGGGCTTTGGTTTATTTGCTTCGGTGTTTATTATTCCGGTATTTTGCCAAAGTATGCTGGGTTATACAGCCGAACAAACCGGCTGGTTGCTAATGCCGGGAAGTATTGCCTCAGCCTTTGCTATGCCCGTTGTAGGGCAACTGATGAAAGGTGGAAAAGTTTCCCCGGTACTATTGGCTGGTATAGGTTTTGGTTCGTTTATTGTTTTTGTGTGGATGCTCTCCGGAATGACCTTAAATACAGGAGAAAATGATTTTTTTATCCCTTTAATTATTCGTGGTGTGGGAATGGGATTATTATTTATTCCCTTAACTACAATTACGGTTTATGATTTGGATAACCGCGATATGCCACAAGGTACAGCACTTACCAATATGGTACGGCAATTAGGAGGCTCTTTTGGAATCGCTATCATGACTACTTTTCTAAGTACACGTTCCGTATTTCACATCAGCCGTTTATCAGAAAGTGTTACATCTTTTAACCAGGCCACAATTGAGCGTTTGCAAGGTATTACCGCCTTGCTCATGTCCAAAGGAGATTCTTACAATCTGGCTCAAAGCAAAGCATTGATAATGATAAAAGGAACTGTTGCCAAACAAGCTATGATACTTGCCTACAATGATGCTTTTTTATTGGTCGGCATTTTCTTTATGGCTTGTTTACCGCTGTTATTATTATTTAATTACAAAGGCAAGAAGAAACCAGAAAAGCCAAATATAGAATTACACTTTGCCGAATAATAGAGATTATGAAGCAATACTGTCCTAAACGTTTTTTAAAAACATTTGTATCTTATTGAAAATGAGCAAAATATAAGTACTTTTAAAATGGGATGGTTGTTCTTTAAAACGAGTTGATTATCAATCGCCTAAGGCATTGTTTCGGACAAGATTGATTTCTGAACTATAACCGATATAACCTTGTTTTTAGCTGCGATATATTTTGAGCTGCTATCACAAATACAATTAACTTTGCGGCGGACTTGTCGAGTCTTGTTTTGAGTTGGTTTTATGGCAGGATACAATCTATTAGCGGGAAAAACAGGAATAATAACGGGTGCATTAGATCCCGGTTCTATTGCGTGGCAAGTTGCCTTGCGTGCACGCGAAGAAGGTGCTACCTTTATCTTGACCAACGCACCGGTAGCTCTGCGTTTTGGATCTTTGCGGGATTTATCCGAGCAAACTAATTCAGAAATAGTCCCTTGCGATGTTTCTGTGCAAGATGATGTAGATAAACTTATCCAGACGGCTAAGGAGCGTTTCGGAAAGATTGATTTTTTGCTGCATTCTATCGGGATGTCTTTAAATGTCCGAAAAAACCGCCCTTATACAGATTTAAACTATGACTTTCTACACAGAACGTATGATATTTCCGCAATATCATTTCACCGGATTTTGCAGGCAGCACTGCAGCAAGATGTGTTTAATGAATGGGCATCAGTAGTGGCTCTGTCTTATTTAGCAGCTCAACGTACCTTCGGCAAATACAACGACATGGCTGAATCTAAGGCATTATTAGAATCCATTGCCCGCAGTTTTGGGTATCATTTAGGGAGGCTCAAAAAAGTTCGGGTAAATACCATATCCCAGTCTCCCACACCCACAACAGCCGGATCAGGTGTTTCAGGGTTTGATAAAATGATATTATATGCCGAAAAAATGTCCCCATTGGGAAATGCAACTGCCTCTGAATGTGCAGATTACGTAATTTCTTTGTTTTCTGACTTGACTCGTAAAGTAACCATGCAGAATCTTTATCACGATGGAGGCTTCTCTATGGTTGGTGTAACCGAAGAAGTCTTAGAAGCATTACCCACAGAATAGCTTGGGCGCCGTAGTTCAATGGATAGAATAGAAGTTTCCTAAACTTTTGATACAGGTTCGATTCCTGTCGGCGCTGCACCATTTTTTATTTACCAATGGCCGAAAAGATTGGCATACCTCGCGGAACGAGGGATTTTTTACCCGAAGTAATGTACCGTAGGCAATTTATATTCAATACGCTACGCGACGTTTTTCAGAAATTTGGCTACGAACCCTTAGAAACCCCGTCTATGGAACTCCTATCTGTATTAACCGGAAAATACGGCGAAGAGGGAGACCGTTTGATTTTTAAAATCCTAAACTCCGGAGACTACAAAAAAGAAATCGCCCCAGCAGATTGGGAGCAATCTTCGGCCTTATTAGCTACAAAACTGTGCGAAAAAGCATTACGCTATGACTTAACAGTACCTTTTGCCAGAGTTGTTGCTACCCACAAAAACGAACTTCTCTTACCCTTCAAAAGATACCAGATTCAGCCCGTTTGGCGTGCCGATAATCCCCAAAAAGGAAGATATAGAGAGTTCTATCAATGTGATGCCGATGTTGTGGGCACTAAATCCCTAATCGTAGATGCCGAATTAATTAAATTGTATGAATTTGCATTCCAAAAACTTGGCTTAAAAAAATTCACCATTCACATCAACCATCGGGGAATTTTAAGCGGAATAGCAGAAGCTATCGGCACTCCTGAACGCTTAACAGAACTTTGCACCATCTTGGACAAAATCGATAAAATCGGCATAGCTAAAGTACTCCAAGAACTTCAATCACGAAATTTTTCTGAAAGTAGTTTAGAAAAATTAACTCCACTCTTAGAGCAAAGTATCAATACCGGCATTTCATTAACCCAAATTGCTGAATTTGTTGAAAATACAGAAGAAGGAAAACGCGGAATTAATGAGCTAACCGAAGTCTTTAAACACCTCGAAACCTTTTCAGTAAGCTGTAAGCGTATTTTGTTTTCACCGCTTCTGGCGCGTGGGCTAAACTACTACACCGGATGTATTTTTGAAGTAACGGCTGATGAAGTGATTATCGGAAGCATCGGTGGAGGCGGAAGATATGACAACCTAACCGGTGTTTTTGGCCTACCCGGAATATCCGGCGTGGGAATATCCTTTGGAGCAGACCGAATCTATGACGTTTTGCAAGAACTAAATCTTTTTCCGGAAAAATGCCACACATTCACCCAAGTACTGATTACTTATTTTGAAGCCGAATCTCTATCAGCCCAAATTTCATTATTAAACTCCTTACGCTCCGCCGGAATTTGTGCCGAAATGTTTCCAGAACCCATTAAATTAACGAAACAATTTAATTATGCAGATAAAAAACAAATCAGCCATGTCTGCGTTATTGGAGAAACAGAAAGACAGAACAATAACGTGGTCATCAAAAATCTAAAAAATGGCAGTCAAATAGTTATTGGGATGAAGCAGGCCATTTCATACTTTCAAGAAGTATTGTATGCCCAAGATATTAGCCATTGAATCTTCTTGTGATGATACTGCGATTGCTGTGTGCTGTGGGGGGAAGATTCTGGCATCCTTTGTTTCATCTCAGGCGCAGGCGCATACGTCTTACGGAGGCGTTCTACCGGAGTTAGCTTCGCGCATTCACCAGCAGCAAATTACACCCTTAGCGCGTTTGGCCTGCGAAACAGCCAAAATCAAACCTGCTGACTTAGATGCAGTAGCTTGCACTGCCGGCCCGGGGCTGTTAGGCTCATTGCTGGTAGGCGTTTCCTTTGCCAAAGGATTAGCACTCGCGTTAGCAAAACCACTTATTGCTGTTAATCATTTGCAAGGTCATTATTGCTCCCTGTTTATCAACCAGCCGAAACCCGTTTTTCCGATG
Proteins encoded in this window:
- a CDS encoding SDR family oxidoreductase, with the protein product MAGYNLLAGKTGIITGALDPGSIAWQVALRAREEGATFILTNAPVALRFGSLRDLSEQTNSEIVPCDVSVQDDVDKLIQTAKERFGKIDFLLHSIGMSLNVRKNRPYTDLNYDFLHRTYDISAISFHRILQAALQQDVFNEWASVVALSYLAAQRTFGKYNDMAESKALLESIARSFGYHLGRLKKVRVNTISQSPTPTTAGSGVSGFDKMILYAEKMSPLGNATASECADYVISLFSDLTRKVTMQNLYHDGGFSMVGVTEEVLEALPTE
- a CDS encoding multidrug efflux MFS transporter, which gives rise to MQRISFDKWVIIFTVVSASMLQLIDTSIVNVTLTQMMGNLGATLGDISWVVTAYAAANVVMITLSGWLSAKLGRRNYFTASIIVFTLGSIFCGTATNVWELVAFRVLQGIGGGGLMSTAQAILIQTFPREDIGMANAIFGLGVIIGPTIGPTLGGYITDHLSWHWVFFINIPFGIIATVLSLLFIKDPQETIKTGKMDWLALVLLISAIAAIQIVLEKGESEDWFDTSYITVLTLISVIGGGIFIWRQLTVEYPILNLRLLKHSRFAIGTFFGFVQGFGLFASVFIIPVFCQSMLGYTAEQTGWLLMPGSIASAFAMPVVGQLMKGGKVSPVLLAGIGFGSFIVFVWMLSGMTLNTGENDFFIPLIIRGVGMGLLFIPLTTITVYDLDNRDMPQGTALTNMVRQLGGSFGIAIMTTFLSTRSVFHISRLSESVTSFNQATIERLQGITALLMSKGDSYNLAQSKALIMIKGTVAKQAMILAYNDAFLLVGIFFMACLPLLLLFNYKGKKKPEKPNIELHFAE
- the hisS gene encoding histidine--tRNA ligase codes for the protein MAEKIGIPRGTRDFLPEVMYRRQFIFNTLRDVFQKFGYEPLETPSMELLSVLTGKYGEEGDRLIFKILNSGDYKKEIAPADWEQSSALLATKLCEKALRYDLTVPFARVVATHKNELLLPFKRYQIQPVWRADNPQKGRYREFYQCDADVVGTKSLIVDAELIKLYEFAFQKLGLKKFTIHINHRGILSGIAEAIGTPERLTELCTILDKIDKIGIAKVLQELQSRNFSESSLEKLTPLLEQSINTGISLTQIAEFVENTEEGKRGINELTEVFKHLETFSVSCKRILFSPLLARGLNYYTGCIFEVTADEVIIGSIGGGGRYDNLTGVFGLPGISGVGISFGADRIYDVLQELNLFPEKCHTFTQVLITYFEAESLSAQISLLNSLRSAGICAEMFPEPIKLTKQFNYADKKQISHVCVIGETERQNNNVVIKNLKNGSQIVIGMKQAISYFQEVLYAQDISH